The Synechocystis sp. PCC 7509 genome includes a window with the following:
- a CDS encoding Uma2 family endonuclease, giving the protein MVQSSETNAPIFPPSDLLSDEPPWETYRHLKQIILLLTSLERLWQDRQDFFAGANLSIYYSDRQPKSEDVRGPDLFVVLDTERKERKSWVVWAEDGKYPNFILEILSDSTAKCDRGLKKQLYQDIFRTPDYFWLDPYSLEFAGFKLNYRQYEAIAPNDQGWLWSNELQLYLGILNEQLRFFTPEGDLVLIPEEAEVISNQRADTERQRAETERQRADFLRQKLQELGIDPDEIM; this is encoded by the coding sequence ATGGTACAAAGCAGCGAAACTAATGCCCCAATATTTCCCCCTAGCGACTTATTGAGCGACGAACCACCCTGGGAAACTTACCGCCACCTCAAACAAATCATTTTGTTACTAACTAGCCTAGAACGCCTGTGGCAAGACCGTCAGGACTTCTTTGCTGGGGCTAACTTAAGCATTTATTACAGCGATCGTCAACCCAAATCTGAAGATGTCCGAGGTCCAGATTTATTTGTAGTGCTAGACACTGAGCGTAAAGAGCGCAAAAGCTGGGTAGTTTGGGCGGAAGATGGCAAATATCCCAACTTTATTTTAGAAATTCTTTCTGACTCCACCGCTAAATGCGATCGCGGATTGAAAAAGCAACTGTATCAAGATATTTTTCGTACTCCCGATTACTTCTGGCTTGACCCTTATAGCTTAGAGTTTGCGGGGTTTAAACTTAATTATCGTCAGTATGAGGCGATCGCGCCTAACGATCAAGGCTGGCTGTGGAGTAATGAATTACAGCTATATCTAGGCATTCTTAACGAACAGTTACGGTTTTTCACGCCGGAAGGAGATTTAGTTTTAATCCCAGAGGAAGCCGAAGTAATCAGCAATCAAAGAGCAGATACCGAACGTCAACGCGCCGAAACCGAACGTCAAAGAGCAGACTTCTTGCGGCAAAAACTACAAGAATTAGGCATCGATCCAGATGAAATAATGTGA
- a CDS encoding DUF5331 domain-containing protein translates to MDIQQLRQSLKVKWLLYYRRNRPWMTKLRIWGTYDGQRRPSSSFILATLTNLEPQLIQMFPFIVALSNHPDQIIAALGLNFNPEVEIKALTEATNNAAITATANNAEINSSSNGITYNTTVVQTNGKNGTAPKLPVASDQVRVAPSNRVSNIASWVDESCTGVGTSNS, encoded by the coding sequence GTGGATATTCAGCAGCTACGCCAATCATTGAAAGTTAAATGGCTTCTTTACTATCGGCGCAATCGCCCTTGGATGACAAAATTACGCATTTGGGGAACTTATGACGGTCAGCGTCGCCCTTCTTCTAGCTTTATTTTGGCAACTTTAACGAATTTAGAACCGCAACTAATCCAAATGTTTCCTTTTATTGTGGCTTTAAGTAATCATCCTGACCAAATTATTGCCGCTTTAGGACTAAACTTTAATCCTGAAGTAGAGATTAAAGCGCTTACCGAAGCTACAAATAATGCAGCAATTACTGCTACAGCAAATAATGCGGAAATTAATTCTAGTAGTAATGGCATAACTTACAACACTACTGTAGTGCAAACTAATGGTAAAAATGGTACTGCGCCAAAGCTTCCGGTAGCGAGTGACCAAGTGCGAGTAGCGCCATCCAACCGAGTTAGTAATATTGCGTCTTGGGTCGATGAAAGTTGTACGGGTGTGGGAACTAGCAATAGTTAA
- a CDS encoding iron uptake porin: protein MYKSLWNLILVSPVVCTIMLGGKAIAEEPAALDNTMAQVTSVSQLSDVQPTDWAFQALQSLVERYGCIAGYPDGTYRGNRALTRYEFAAGLNACLDRVNELIATATSDLVKREDLATLQKLQEEFAAELASLRGRVDALEVATAELEANQFSTTTKLSGEVVTAVAGIITGDDIDGNDLDTSAILGHRTRLDFETSFNGRDLLVTELATGNFPGFSSQTGTAEGELAFTQDDNNQIGLEVLLYSFPIGESTEIVLGAVGTAFDDFASTVNFLDGDGATGAISSFGTRNPIYYLGDGAGIGIKKEFGESLELSLGYLAGEANNPSVGDGLFQGPYSTLAQVVIKPTERLNIGLTYINSYNADDTGTGSGRNSFARFDDVFFEDLGLDSVDVPTSSNSYGLELSWQLSDRFVLGGWVGYTNTQLLSTAGGLFDRGDINVWNYAVTLAFPDLGKEGNLLGFVFGMEPKVTDSSISSSNPDINAELGEDEDTSLHIEGFYQFQVTENISITPGVIWLTAPGFDKDNNDTVIGALRTTFTF, encoded by the coding sequence ATGTACAAAAGTTTATGGAACTTGATACTGGTGAGTCCAGTGGTTTGCACAATAATGTTAGGTGGGAAAGCGATCGCCGAAGAACCAGCCGCTTTAGATAACACAATGGCTCAAGTTACTTCTGTATCGCAATTATCGGACGTTCAGCCGACCGATTGGGCATTTCAAGCATTGCAATCATTAGTAGAGCGTTATGGATGTATTGCGGGGTATCCTGATGGTACTTACCGGGGAAATCGAGCTTTAACTAGGTACGAATTTGCCGCCGGGTTAAATGCTTGTTTAGATAGGGTAAACGAGTTAATCGCTACAGCTACCAGCGATTTAGTTAAAAGGGAAGACTTAGCAACCTTACAAAAACTGCAAGAAGAATTCGCCGCCGAATTAGCCAGTCTGCGCGGACGAGTGGATGCTTTAGAAGTAGCAACGGCGGAACTAGAAGCAAATCAATTTTCTACTACAACTAAGTTAAGTGGGGAAGTAGTAACGGCGGTAGCTGGAATTATTACCGGAGATGATATTGATGGTAACGATCTAGATACCTCTGCAATCCTTGGACACCGGACGCGGCTAGACTTTGAAACAAGTTTTAACGGGAGAGACTTACTGGTAACAGAACTTGCTACCGGAAACTTCCCTGGGTTTTCTAGCCAGACGGGTACAGCCGAGGGAGAATTAGCCTTTACTCAAGATGACAATAATCAGATTGGCTTAGAAGTGCTGTTGTATAGCTTTCCGATTGGTGAGAGTACAGAAATTGTATTAGGTGCAGTAGGTACAGCCTTTGATGACTTTGCAAGTACCGTTAATTTTTTGGATGGAGATGGCGCTACAGGAGCAATATCTAGTTTTGGGACGCGCAACCCCATTTATTATTTAGGAGATGGTGCAGGTATAGGGATTAAAAAAGAGTTTGGCGAAAGCTTAGAACTTAGTTTAGGGTATTTGGCAGGAGAAGCAAATAATCCAAGTGTTGGCGATGGTTTATTTCAAGGACCTTACAGCACCTTAGCGCAAGTAGTAATTAAGCCGACGGAAAGATTGAATATAGGTTTAACTTACATCAATTCTTACAACGCTGATGATACGGGGACAGGTAGCGGACGCAATAGTTTTGCTCGGTTTGACGATGTATTTTTTGAAGACTTGGGACTAGATTCGGTAGATGTACCAACTAGCAGTAATTCCTACGGTTTGGAATTATCATGGCAATTGAGCGATCGCTTTGTCTTAGGTGGTTGGGTTGGCTATACAAATACTCAGTTACTTTCGACGGCGGGAGGATTATTCGATCGCGGTGATATCAATGTTTGGAATTACGCTGTTACTTTAGCTTTTCCAGATTTGGGTAAAGAAGGCAATTTGCTAGGTTTTGTGTTTGGGATGGAACCAAAAGTAACTGATTCTAGCATTAGCTCCTCAAACCCCGATATAAATGCAGAACTAGGAGAAGATGAGGACACATCCCTACATATTGAAGGGTTTTATCAGTTTCAGGTTACAGAAAATATCTCAATTACCCCAGGAGTTATTTGGCTTACCGCTCCTGGGTTTGACAAAGACAACAACGATACCGTAATTGGAGCGCTCAGAACTACCTTTACGTTCTAA
- a CDS encoding metal ABC transporter solute-binding protein, Zn/Mn family yields MRRQKSLLIVGLILSALTGCNQSYSQVQQPSPTPKLKVVTTFLPMYWFTKAVVGEEQPVELLIPPGTEVHDYQATPANVSAIATANILVKNGIDFEEFLEGTVKSAQNSQLKEINASANIKSLAGNPHVWLDPVLAKQQVINIRDGLVAANPEKKATYQANATTYIQKLEKLDAEYKQRLQKYPNCTFISFHDAYPYLANRYQIKQIAVVEIPEDQLSPTDIQKTINAVKQYKAKAIFGEPGVDNKLLKALSQDLNLTLQPLDSLESGTLDPQHYFTAMQGNLKTLESACK; encoded by the coding sequence ATGCGTCGTCAAAAAAGCTTACTAATAGTGGGATTAATCCTTTCAGCTTTAACAGGCTGCAATCAATCCTATTCCCAAGTGCAGCAACCATCTCCAACACCAAAACTTAAAGTAGTAACTACCTTTTTGCCGATGTATTGGTTCACTAAAGCTGTAGTTGGGGAGGAACAACCAGTAGAACTATTGATTCCACCAGGGACAGAAGTTCACGATTATCAAGCAACGCCAGCAAATGTAAGTGCGATCGCAACGGCTAATATATTAGTAAAAAATGGTATTGATTTTGAGGAGTTTTTGGAGGGGACTGTAAAATCGGCTCAAAACTCTCAATTAAAAGAGATTAACGCTAGTGCAAATATAAAGTCTTTAGCGGGAAATCCTCACGTTTGGCTAGATCCTGTTTTGGCAAAGCAACAAGTAATAAATATCCGCGATGGTTTAGTTGCTGCAAATCCTGAAAAAAAGGCAACTTATCAAGCTAATGCTACAACTTATATTCAAAAGTTAGAAAAGCTTGATGCGGAATACAAGCAACGTTTACAAAAGTATCCAAATTGCACCTTTATTAGTTTTCACGATGCTTATCCTTATTTAGCTAATCGCTATCAAATCAAACAAATTGCCGTAGTAGAAATTCCCGAAGATCAGCTTTCACCTACCGATATCCAAAAGACAATTAATGCTGTGAAACAATACAAAGCCAAAGCTATTTTTGGCGAACCAGGTGTTGATAATAAATTGCTTAAAGCTCTATCTCAAGACTTGAATTTAACCTTGCAACCCTTAGATTCTTTAGAGTCGGGGACGCTCGATCCGCAGCATTATTTCACAGCAATGCAAGGAAATCTAAAAACTTTAGAATCTGCTTGTAAGTAG
- a CDS encoding metal ABC transporter ATP-binding protein, translating into MKAQLPILRVENLTVVRGKHLAVRDVSFELLPGTNTAVVGANGAGKSTLVQAILNLIKRSYGRISVFNCPIEHLKSLRSQIGYMPQNFIFDRSFPICVRELVGMGWVKNKGIAIFSRQHHYQRQAAINQALRRVNAERLQHRAIGTLSGGELKRVLLAYCLVMPRKLLVLDEAFAGVDVQGTAEFYQLLDQLKQEENWTILQVSHDIDMVSRHCDRVICFNQTIVADDTPIAALSQENLLATYHPSINKSLPQNSFNFDYN; encoded by the coding sequence ATGAAAGCTCAATTACCAATATTAAGAGTTGAAAACTTAACCGTTGTGCGCGGAAAGCATTTAGCAGTAAGAGATGTTTCTTTTGAATTATTGCCAGGAACAAATACAGCCGTAGTAGGTGCAAATGGCGCAGGAAAAAGTACGCTAGTTCAAGCAATTTTAAACTTAATTAAGCGTTCTTATGGTAGAATAAGTGTTTTTAATTGTCCTATTGAACACCTAAAATCTCTACGTTCTCAAATTGGCTATATGCCCCAAAACTTTATATTCGACCGCAGTTTCCCCATTTGTGTTAGAGAATTGGTAGGAATGGGTTGGGTAAAAAATAAAGGGATAGCAATTTTTTCTCGACAACATCATTATCAAAGACAAGCAGCAATTAACCAAGCTTTAAGGCGAGTAAATGCCGAACGTTTACAACATAGAGCAATTGGTACTCTTAGCGGTGGTGAACTTAAGCGAGTATTATTAGCTTATTGCTTAGTAATGCCGAGAAAACTGTTAGTTTTAGATGAAGCTTTTGCTGGTGTAGATGTGCAAGGAACAGCAGAGTTTTATCAATTATTAGACCAATTAAAGCAAGAAGAAAACTGGACAATTTTACAAGTTTCTCACGATATTGATATGGTAAGCCGCCATTGCGATCGCGTTATTTGTTTCAATCAAACTATAGTTGCCGATGATACGCCTATTGCCGCCCTTTCTCAAGAAAACTTATTAGCTACTTATCACCCCAGTATAAATAAATCTTTGCCGCAAAACTCTTTTAACTTCGACTACAACTAA
- the folB gene encoding dihydroneopterin aldolase has product MDSIQLTGIRSYGYTGYLAEEQVLGQWFEVDVTLWLDLSVAGSSDRITDTIDYRSIISNVQQLIKTSKFALVEKLATEIAKSILDVSGVAQVKVCLSKPAAPIPDFGGKITIELTRSKD; this is encoded by the coding sequence ATGGATTCGATTCAATTAACGGGGATTCGCAGCTATGGTTACACTGGCTACTTAGCGGAAGAACAAGTATTAGGACAATGGTTTGAGGTTGATGTAACGCTGTGGTTGGATTTGTCTGTAGCGGGTTCAAGCGATCGCATTACCGATACTATCGATTATCGCAGCATTATTAGCAATGTTCAGCAACTAATTAAAACTTCTAAGTTTGCTTTGGTGGAAAAACTAGCTACAGAAATAGCCAAATCTATTTTGGATGTTAGTGGTGTAGCGCAAGTTAAAGTTTGCTTAAGTAAACCTGCTGCGCCAATTCCTGACTTTGGCGGCAAAATTACCATTGAATTGACTAGAAGTAAAGATTAG
- the menD gene encoding 2-succinyl-5-enolpyruvyl-6-hydroxy-3-cyclohexene-1-carboxylic-acid synthase produces MIDYRNTNLLFASVLAETLKRLGLTTAVICPGSRSTPLAIAFASQKGIEALPILDERSAAFFALGIARKCKLPVVLVCTSGTAGANFYPAIIEAKESRVPLIVLTCDRPPELRDCHSGQTIDQLKLYGTYPNWQTELALPSVDMGMLAYLRQTMIHAWERALYPVAGVVHINVPFRDPLAPLPDGIADNLLQEEDFFSNVNLRSPKLMQTSAPIFPVQWQESSRGIIIAGVAQPEKVQEYVSAIAHLSKLLQFPVLAEGLSPVRNYADLNPYLISTYDLLLRNSELSKQLTPEVVIQVGELPTSKELRNWLTSTQAERWIIDPSNHNLDPLHGKTTHLSISIEQLAETYKFSPKAHNSYLQLWCECEAKARAKIDTSMAEIEHIFECKTAWLLSKALPSETLLFISNSMPVRDIEFFWQPNNLKIQPFFNRGANGIDGTLSTALGIAHRQQRSVLLTGDLALLHDTNGFLLNNKFIGHLTIVLINNNGGGIFEMLPISKFEPPFEDFFATPQNINFASLCATYNVEHELIKSWEQLQQKLNKLPSTGIRVLELQTNRKLDAKWRQENLGEFAADIAILK; encoded by the coding sequence ATGATCGATTATAGAAACACCAACTTACTTTTTGCTTCCGTACTAGCAGAAACCTTAAAGCGTCTGGGTTTGACTACCGCCGTCATCTGTCCCGGATCGCGTTCTACGCCCCTTGCGATCGCCTTTGCCAGCCAAAAAGGTATAGAAGCCTTGCCAATCCTTGACGAGCGATCGGCTGCCTTCTTTGCCCTGGGAATAGCCCGTAAATGCAAGCTTCCGGTGGTGCTGGTATGTACTTCAGGTACGGCGGGGGCAAATTTTTACCCAGCGATAATAGAAGCAAAAGAAAGCAGAGTACCATTAATCGTTTTAACTTGCGATCGCCCTCCAGAACTTAGAGACTGTCATTCTGGACAAACTATCGACCAACTAAAATTGTACGGCACATACCCAAATTGGCAAACAGAATTAGCTTTACCATCGGTGGATATGGGGATGTTGGCATATTTGCGCCAAACAATGATTCATGCTTGGGAAAGGGCGCTTTATCCTGTAGCGGGAGTAGTGCATATAAATGTCCCCTTTCGAGATCCTTTAGCACCACTTCCTGATGGAATTGCAGATAATTTGTTGCAGGAGGAAGATTTTTTTAGTAATGTAAATCTGCGATCGCCTAAACTTATGCAGACATCCGCGCCTATATTTCCGGTGCAATGGCAAGAATCTAGTCGCGGTATTATTATTGCTGGGGTTGCACAACCAGAAAAGGTGCAAGAATATGTAAGTGCGATCGCGCATTTATCTAAACTCCTTCAGTTTCCCGTACTAGCCGAAGGTTTATCCCCGGTTAGAAACTACGCAGACTTAAATCCTTATCTTATTTCTACCTACGATTTACTTTTAAGAAACTCTGAGTTATCAAAACAACTTACACCAGAAGTTGTAATTCAAGTAGGCGAACTTCCCACAAGTAAAGAGTTACGAAACTGGCTAACTTCAACTCAAGCCGAGAGATGGATTATTGACCCCAGTAATCATAATTTAGATCCACTTCATGGTAAAACAACTCATTTATCAATTTCTATAGAGCAATTAGCTGAAACTTACAAATTTTCTCCTAAAGCTCACAACTCTTACTTACAATTATGGTGTGAATGTGAAGCTAAAGCTAGAGCAAAGATAGATACTAGCATGGCAGAAATAGAGCATATCTTTGAATGTAAAACGGCTTGGTTGTTATCAAAAGCTTTGCCTTCAGAAACCCTTCTATTTATTTCTAATAGTATGCCAGTTAGAGATATAGAATTTTTCTGGCAACCTAATAATTTAAAAATTCAACCTTTTTTTAATCGCGGTGCAAATGGGATTGATGGTACTTTATCAACAGCTTTAGGCATAGCTCATCGTCAGCAAAGGAGCGTCTTATTAACGGGAGATTTAGCTTTATTGCATGATACCAATGGATTTTTATTAAATAATAAGTTTATTGGACATTTAACAATAGTTTTAATCAATAATAATGGAGGTGGGATTTTTGAAATGTTGCCTATTTCTAAGTTTGAACCACCTTTTGAAGACTTTTTTGCTACTCCTCAAAATATTAACTTTGCGTCATTGTGTGCAACTTATAATGTAGAACATGAATTGATTAAATCTTGGGAGCAATTGCAGCAAAAATTAAATAAGCTTCCCAGCACAGGAATTAGAGTTTTAGAATTACAAACTAATCGGAAGTTAGACGCGAAATGGAGACAGGAAAACTTAGGTGAATTTGCCGCAGATATAGCAATTCTAAAGTAG
- a CDS encoding class I SAM-dependent methyltransferase, with amino-acid sequence MTGNNRFKRLLTAILCCCFLLGVCESAIADDIYQSKTIHSSDGIGKFYQGREIAKVMGHTEALWLERPSREVEEQPQKLIEALNLEPTNIVADIGAGTGYFSFKLAQKLPLGKVLAVDIQPEMLDIIEFLKNENKITNVEPILGTLTNPNLPENSINLAIMVDAYHELSQPHEVMQEVVKALKTNGKVVLVEYRRENPFIAIKKLHKMTQKQAIKEMSAVGLEWVETKEFLPSQHLLIFSKA; translated from the coding sequence ATGACTGGAAATAATAGGTTTAAGCGTCTTCTAACTGCTATTCTTTGCTGTTGCTTTCTGTTAGGGGTTTGTGAAAGTGCGATCGCTGATGATATTTATCAATCAAAAACTATCCATAGCTCTGATGGTATCGGTAAGTTTTACCAAGGTAGAGAGATTGCAAAAGTTATGGGACATACTGAGGCACTGTGGCTAGAGCGTCCATCGCGGGAAGTTGAAGAACAGCCACAGAAACTAATAGAAGCTTTAAATCTTGAACCTACAAACATTGTAGCGGACATAGGCGCAGGAACAGGCTATTTTAGCTTTAAGCTAGCGCAAAAATTACCTTTAGGCAAGGTCTTAGCGGTAGATATTCAGCCGGAAATGTTAGATATTATTGAGTTTTTAAAAAATGAAAATAAAATAACTAATGTAGAGCCTATTTTAGGCACTCTTACTAATCCGAACTTACCGGAAAATAGTATTAATTTAGCAATTATGGTTGATGCTTATCATGAGTTATCGCAACCTCATGAAGTAATGCAAGAAGTTGTTAAAGCTCTTAAAACTAATGGCAAAGTAGTATTAGTAGAATATCGCCGAGAAAATCCATTTATTGCGATTAAAAAGCTGCATAAAATGACTCAAAAGCAAGCAATTAAAGAAATGTCCGCCGTTGGTTTAGAATGGGTAGAAACGAAAGAGTTTTTACCATCTCAACACTTGCTGATTTTTAGTAAAGCTTAA
- the petJ gene encoding cytochrome c6 PetJ has product MRKLITIFISAIALIILVTTPVLAASTTETATLFTNNCAGCHINGGNIVRRGKSLKTKALKKFGMDSTDAIAQLVKNGKYAMPAYKGRLTDQQILDVSAYVLEQAEHDWK; this is encoded by the coding sequence ATGAGAAAACTAATAACTATTTTTATCAGCGCGATCGCATTAATAATCCTTGTTACTACTCCAGTATTGGCTGCATCAACTACTGAAACTGCTACGCTTTTTACTAATAACTGTGCGGGTTGTCATATAAACGGCGGTAATATTGTCCGGCGTGGTAAAAGTTTAAAGACAAAAGCCCTAAAAAAATTTGGCATGGATTCAACAGATGCGATCGCTCAATTAGTCAAAAATGGTAAATATGCGATGCCAGCTTATAAAGGTCGTCTTACAGATCAACAAATTCTTGATGTTTCCGCCTATGTATTAGAGCAAGCCGAACATGACTGGAAATAA
- a CDS encoding site-specific integrase: MREIQVRNNNGRCLIRFNFGGRSHSLTLGNYTDKVDRARAEALASKIYADCLAGNFDPTLSSYKPISFSVARRLADRAIAQVKEIKAEQWELVTNWGKFVEFSNLTERQYTNHWKPITIMLAKYGKPITLTEVPKFISWMNSRLSSKTVNDRLSYLRKCCKWAITQGIMTTNPFEGVKAQRARAKPKPKPFSKEEIGQIIIAFENSRYYSHYTDYVKFLFATGVRTSEAIGLRWKHISFSREEIEIYEVMARGDDGSSSHRVRKGTKTENLRAIPCKGKLKAMLQSRKDSTINLKPDDLVFPSPTGTTIDDNNFRDRAWRKILDEVGIEYRHPYIMRHSFISHMVEDGVPLTGIAYIAGHRDTTMIQKTYGHMINRPDLPDLL, from the coding sequence ATGAGGGAAATTCAAGTTAGAAATAACAACGGGCGCTGCCTAATTAGATTCAATTTTGGGGGACGATCACATAGTCTCACATTAGGCAATTACACAGATAAGGTAGACAGGGCTAGGGCTGAGGCATTAGCTAGTAAAATTTATGCTGACTGCCTCGCGGGAAATTTCGATCCAACTCTAAGCAGTTATAAGCCTATATCTTTCAGCGTTGCCAGACGACTCGCGGACAGAGCGATCGCACAGGTGAAGGAGATTAAAGCAGAACAGTGGGAGCTAGTCACTAATTGGGGCAAGTTTGTTGAGTTCTCAAACCTGACTGAGAGGCAATACACTAACCACTGGAAACCAATTACGATAATGCTTGCCAAGTATGGTAAGCCGATTACTTTAACTGAAGTGCCTAAATTTATCTCATGGATGAACTCTAGATTGTCCAGTAAAACAGTTAACGATCGCTTGTCCTACTTGCGTAAATGCTGTAAGTGGGCAATTACTCAAGGAATAATGACTACCAACCCCTTTGAAGGAGTTAAAGCGCAAAGGGCTAGAGCTAAACCAAAGCCTAAGCCATTTAGTAAAGAGGAAATTGGGCAAATCATTATTGCCTTTGAGAACTCCCGTTACTATTCCCACTACACCGATTATGTAAAGTTCCTCTTTGCCACAGGGGTAAGGACATCAGAGGCGATCGGGCTGCGGTGGAAACATATCAGTTTCAGTCGGGAGGAAATAGAAATATACGAGGTTATGGCTAGGGGTGATGACGGTAGTTCATCTCATAGAGTAAGGAAAGGGACTAAAACAGAGAACTTAAGAGCTATCCCATGCAAGGGGAAATTAAAGGCTATGCTCCAATCGCGTAAAGATTCCACTATCAATCTCAAACCTGACGATCTAGTATTTCCTTCCCCCACAGGGACAACTATTGACGATAACAACTTTCGCGATCGCGCTTGGAGAAAAATACTGGATGAGGTGGGAATTGAATACCGACATCCCTACATCATGCGACACTCGTTTATCTCCCACATGGTAGAAGATGGTGTTCCCCTTACTGGCATTGCTTACATAGCAGGTCACAGGGATACTACAATGATTCAGAAAACTTACGGACACATGATTAACCGCCCTGATCTACCCGACTTACTTTAG
- a CDS encoding helix-turn-helix domain-containing protein produces the protein MIKGTETTWSNLSETIAILGISDRTLRRYAASNRIKTLKIGRQLFYDVESYQEEQLEAATEADTLVKTSFVAVVYDSRKNPDNTIPGLRTICRPSFTAMIPGGVQQLYDGSFGKVWKTATFCVGSNLDFRMPAGSGLILSEDWNAIAIQGAIGRLIEAGELQVFLPVAEEFGASFRAYSQDDALSLVKQCYEFLSLERYALNEDRRVVRAAIEDKREEISKAVTRGRNLGINDTDSDRNYRGAA, from the coding sequence ATGATTAAGGGGACTGAGACTACTTGGAGTAATTTGTCTGAAACGATCGCTATCCTAGGGATCTCGGATCGTACTCTGAGGCGCTACGCGGCATCAAATCGCATCAAGACACTCAAGATCGGCAGACAGCTATTTTATGATGTTGAGAGTTACCAAGAGGAACAATTAGAGGCGGCTACTGAAGCTGATACCTTGGTTAAAACCAGCTTTGTTGCCGTGGTTTACGATTCTAGAAAAAACCCCGATAATACAATACCTGGACTGCGGACGATCTGCCGCCCTTCATTTACGGCGATGATTCCGGGTGGGGTGCAACAACTGTATGACGGAAGTTTTGGGAAAGTGTGGAAAACTGCTACTTTCTGTGTAGGTTCAAATCTCGACTTTAGGATGCCGGCGGGCAGTGGTCTTATTTTAAGCGAGGATTGGAACGCGATCGCAATTCAAGGGGCGATCGGTAGACTAATTGAAGCTGGAGAACTTCAAGTCTTCTTGCCAGTTGCGGAGGAATTTGGGGCAAGTTTTCGCGCATACAGTCAGGATGATGCTTTATCTCTAGTTAAGCAGTGCTATGAGTTCTTGAGCTTGGAAAGATATGCTTTAAACGAGGACAGGCGAGTGGTGCGGGCAGCGATAGAGGATAAGAGGGAAGAAATTAGCAAAGCTGTAACTAGAGGTCGGAATCTTGGGATTAATGACACCGATTCTGATAGGAATTACAGAGGTGCTGCATAG